In Elephas maximus indicus isolate mEleMax1 chromosome 7, mEleMax1 primary haplotype, whole genome shotgun sequence, the following proteins share a genomic window:
- the LOC126080784 gene encoding olfactory receptor 10AG1-like yields MNHQEKPPEDNLTELVEFVLLGFADTPHLQWFLFGLFLIIYIIILMSNGTIFLITKMDPSLQTPMYFFLANFSFLEVCYVSATLPRMLMNLGTQRRRISLVACAQMCFALIFGGTECLLLAVMAYDRYVAICNPLHYPLVMNHKVCIQLVTGSWTTGIPVMIGHTYQIFSLPFCRSKQINHFFCDIPPILKLACGDTFVNEMLVYTVAVLFVMVPFLLILGSYSKIISIILKLPSATSRAKAFSTCSSHLMVVVVFFGSGIITYLRPNTRHSEGIDKMLSLFYTILTPMFNPMIYSSRNKDVMIALKKLLCK; encoded by the coding sequence ATGAATCATCAAGAAAAACCTCCAGAAGATAATCTAACTGAACTGGTGGAATTTGTTCTCTTGGGCTTTGCTGACACGCCACATCTCCAGTGGTTTCTTTTTGGGTTATTTTTAATCATCTATATCATTATCCTGATGAGCAATGGCACCATATTTCTAATAACAAAAATGGATCCCTCTCTCCAGAcccctatgtattttttcctggcaaatttttccttcttggaagTCTGCTATGTGTCAGCTACTCTCCCCAGAATGCTGATGAATCTTGGGACCCAGAGAAGAAGAATTTCCTTAGTTGCCTGTGCACAGATGTGCTTTGCTCTTATATTTGGAGGCACAGAGTGTTTGCTCctggcagtgatggcctatgaccgctatgtggccatttgtaaccctctgcACTATCCTCTAGTCATGAACCACAAGGTCTGTATCCAGTTGGTGACTGGGTCCTGGACCACTGGAATCCCAGTTATGATAGGGCATACGTATcagattttctctctgcctttttgtaGATCTAAACAAATTAACCATTTCTTCTGTGACATTCCCCCAATACTCAAGCTGGCTTGTGGGGACACCTTTGTTAATGAGATGTTGGTCTACACAGTTGCTGTGTTATTTGTCATGGTTCCATTTCTGTTGATACTGGGCTCCTACAGTAAAAtcatctccatcatcctgaagttgCCATCAGCCACAAGTCGAGCCAAAGCCTTCTCCACTTGCTCGTCTCACCTTATGGTTGTGGTGGTGTTCTTTGGATCAGGCATTATCACATACTTAAGACCTAACACTAGACACTCAGAGGGAATTGACaaaatgctttctcttttctacacTATCCTAACTCCCATGTTTAATCCCATGATATATAGTTCAAGGAACAAAGATGTCATGATTGCACTGAAAAAATTGCTATGTAAATAA